From the genome of Xiphophorus hellerii strain 12219 chromosome 11, Xiphophorus_hellerii-4.1, whole genome shotgun sequence, one region includes:
- the alkbh4 gene encoding alpha-ketoglutarate-dependent dioxygenase alkB homolog 4, with protein sequence MMAPDINNDGVSSCGCKGIRRCLICEKYKGKTQTETREPKETVHHFLYDAKTKLAVCKDGEGASFSFPGVFLWENFISEEEEKELIGSMDQDVWNPSQSGRRKQDYGPKVNFKKKKVRLADFKGLPALSQKLVLRMQQEPNLQGFQPVEQCNLDYHPQRGSAIDPHLDDSWLWGERLVTVNMLSETVLTMSLEEGVPERGLVGVTHVAVRLPRRCLVALYGEARHRWKHAIQREDIQERRVCSTYRELSAEFLPAGRQAELGATLLNIALTFRGTPV encoded by the exons ATGATGGCGCCTGATATCAACAATGATGGTGTTTCTTCATGCGGCTGTAAAGGCATCCGACGATGTCTCATATGTGAAAAGTACAAAGGGAAAACTCAGACAGAGACAAGGGAGCCGAAG GAGACTGTGCACCATTTCCTCTATGATGCTAAAACAAAACTCGCTGTCTGCAAAGATGGAGAAGgtgcatctttttcttttcctggtgtCTTCCTATGGGAGAACTTCAtatctgaggaagaggagaaggagctGATTGGCTCCATGGACCAGGATGTTTGGAATCCGTCACAGTCTGGTCGAAGGAAACAG GACTATGGTCCCAAGGTGAActtcaagaaaaagaaagtgcGTCTGGCAGACTTCAAAGGACTCCCTGCTTTGAGCCAGAAACTGGTGCTGCGGATGCAACAGGAGCCAAACCTGCAGGGCTTCCAACCGGTGGAGCAGTGCAACCTGGACTACCACCCTCAGCGAGGCTCCGCCATCGATCCACACCTGGACGACTCGTGGCTGTGGGGGGAAAGGCTTGTCACGGTCAACATGCTCTCGGAGACCGTGCTCACCATGTCTCTGGAGGAGGGCGTGCCAGAGCGCGGACTGGTGGGGGTGACACACGTGGCCGTAAGGCTTCCTAGGAGGTGTTTGGTGGCGCTGTACGGGGAGGCCAGGCACAGATGGAAACACGCCATTCAGAGAGAGGACATTCAGGAGCGCAGAGTCTGCAGCACCTATAGAGAGCTGTCCGCAGAGTTCCTGCCTGCAGGGCGGCAGGCGGAGCTGGGAGCCACGCTGCTCAATATCGCTTTGACGTTCAGAGGAACTCCGGTATAA